The following proteins are encoded in a genomic region of Diabrotica virgifera virgifera chromosome 1, PGI_DIABVI_V3a:
- the LOC126885844 gene encoding cuticle protein 16.5-like isoform X3, with translation MKFLVLVVAAFAVCAAVEDKKEKRGLLGLGDSLLDGHGGLELAPAPILAKAPIYSSYSAPIISKTIAEPIISAPLISKAVLPAPISYSAPLSYAAPVSYSSPLSYSAPLSYSAPLSYSAPVISKSYAAPILSAPILKSAPLLSAPLLTKSYSAPLLSAPIAHAAPIYSAPAPILSKSISYAAPAISYGAPLAHAPISYAAPIAHAAPISYAAPVSYGHGLDLGYGKLYH, from the exons ATGAAATTCTTG GTACTTGTAGTAGCTGCTTTCGCAGTATGCGCTGCTGTTGAGGATAAAAAAGAAAAGAGAGGTCTCTTAGGCTTAGGCGATTCACTTTTGGACGGTCACGGAGGACTTGAATTGGCTCCAGCACCTATTTTGGCTAAAGCTCCAATCTACAGCAGCTACTCCGCACCAATCATCAGCAAAACCATCGCTGAACCAATCATCTCTGCACCTTTGATCTCCAAAGCAGTCCTCCCAGCTCCAATCTCGTACTCTGCTCCCCTCTCCTACGCTGCACCTGTCTCTTATTCTTCTCCTCTCTCCTACTCTGCTCCTCTCTCCTACTCTGCTCCTCTTTCCTACTCTGCTCcagtcatcagcaaatcttatgCCGCCCCTATCCTTTCCGCTCCTATCTTGAAATCTGCTCCACTTTTATCCGCTCCCTTGTTAACTAAATCTTACTCAGCACCTTTGTTGTCCGCTCCCATCGCTCATGCTGCTCCCATCTACTCAGCTCCCGCTCCAATTTTGAGCAAGTCTATCTCCTATGCGGCCCCTGCTATCTCATACGGGGCTCCTCTTGCTCACGCTCCGATCTCATACGCAGCTCCCATCGCCCATGCTGCTCCCATTTCTTATGCTGCTCCTGTCTCATACGGACACGGGCTGGACTTAGGGTATGGAAAGCTCTACCATTAG